One region of Hymenobacter sediminicola genomic DNA includes:
- a CDS encoding DNA-directed RNA polymerase subunit alpha, whose protein sequence is MSILAFQMPEKVVMEKSDDFYGTFEFKPLEKGYGVTIGNALRRILLSSLEGYAITSVRTSSVLHEFMTIEGVIEDMSEIILNLKQVRFKKVSDAIEDKITVRIKGQETFTAGDISKFTNGFQVLNPDLVICHVDANTELEFEFTIQKGRGYVPAEENKPADQVFGQIAIDAIFTPIKNVKYSIENTRVEQKTDYEKLLIEIHTDGSIHPEDALKGAANILIQHFMLFSDSTMTFETAKAEEEETVDEETLHMRKVLKTPLADMDLSVRAYNCLKAADIKTLGDLVQLDMADMMKFRNFGKKSLTELENLVEEKGLNFGMDLSKYKLDEE, encoded by the coding sequence ATGTCAATCTTAGCTTTTCAAATGCCGGAGAAGGTGGTAATGGAGAAATCCGACGACTTCTACGGAACGTTTGAATTTAAACCGCTGGAGAAAGGCTACGGCGTCACGATCGGCAACGCTTTGCGCCGCATCCTGCTGTCGTCGCTGGAGGGCTATGCCATCACGTCGGTTCGCACCAGCAGCGTACTGCACGAGTTCATGACCATCGAAGGTGTGATTGAGGACATGTCCGAAATCATTCTCAACCTGAAGCAAGTGCGCTTCAAAAAGGTGAGCGACGCCATCGAGGACAAAATCACGGTGCGCATTAAGGGTCAGGAAACCTTCACGGCTGGCGACATTAGCAAATTCACTAATGGCTTCCAGGTGCTAAACCCGGACCTAGTGATTTGCCACGTGGACGCCAACACCGAGCTGGAATTCGAATTCACGATCCAGAAAGGCCGTGGCTACGTTCCTGCAGAGGAAAACAAGCCTGCCGATCAGGTTTTCGGTCAGATTGCCATCGATGCCATTTTCACGCCAATCAAAAACGTGAAGTACAGCATTGAAAACACTCGTGTTGAGCAGAAGACCGATTACGAGAAGCTTCTCATCGAGATTCACACGGACGGTTCTATCCACCCGGAGGATGCGCTGAAAGGTGCCGCCAATATCCTGATTCAACACTTCATGCTGTTCTCCGACAGCACCATGACTTTCGAAACAGCCAAGGCTGAAGAAGAGGAAACGGTAGACGAGGAGACGCTGCACATGCGCAAAGTTCTGAAAACGCCACTGGCGGATATGGACCTGAGCGTACGTGCGTACAACTGCCTCAAGGCTGCCGACATCAAAACCCTCGGTGATTTGGTGCAGCTGGACATGGCGGATATGATGAAGTTCCGCAACTTCGGCAAGAAGTCGCTCACCGAGCTGGAAAACCTTGTAGAAGAGAAAGGCCTGAACTTCGGCATGGATCTGAGCAAGTATAAGCTCGACGAAGAATAG
- a CDS encoding sensor histidine kinase: MLIQRPSKSDFAAIVVYWLLAAPVVMSAYVYESGWARAWIGMGYTIVLDTAAVLCLVFLILPKALSGKHWRSAVGALLVFMVASSVLYREGYGLIFGKPTAWTMMGMVAGILRHAVSYGLLGIFLTVKRYFEIQKRLVLMQKAQTESELRNLKAQIDPHFLFNNLNVLRGLIQQDPATANEYLDRFASLYRFLIRHKDEDFVSLAEELQLVDEYVYLLRHRFGSAYDFRRELPVGIDLNQLLVVPGTLQLLLENAIKHNAGNEENPLTVVIEATETALTVRHARRPKLTSIDSMGTGLANLRERYRLLFNRDIVVVDTAALFSVSVPVLRQLQRWSAA; the protein is encoded by the coding sequence ATGCTGATTCAACGCCCTTCCAAGTCCGACTTCGCTGCAATAGTAGTCTACTGGCTGCTCGCTGCGCCTGTAGTGATGTCGGCGTACGTCTACGAATCTGGCTGGGCACGGGCGTGGATAGGGATGGGCTATACTATTGTGCTCGACACAGCGGCTGTACTCTGTCTCGTATTTCTAATTTTGCCCAAGGCGTTATCAGGGAAGCACTGGCGGAGTGCCGTAGGGGCGCTGCTCGTGTTTATGGTGGCCAGTAGCGTACTGTACCGGGAAGGCTATGGATTGATTTTCGGTAAGCCAACAGCCTGGACTATGATGGGTATGGTGGCCGGGATTCTGCGACATGCGGTCAGCTACGGTCTGTTGGGGATTTTTCTGACGGTTAAGCGCTATTTTGAGATACAGAAGCGGCTAGTGCTGATGCAAAAGGCGCAAACTGAAAGCGAATTGCGCAACCTGAAGGCCCAAATCGACCCTCACTTCCTCTTCAACAATCTGAATGTGTTGCGCGGTCTGATCCAGCAGGATCCGGCGACGGCCAACGAGTACCTAGACCGATTTGCGTCGCTGTATCGTTTTCTGATTCGACACAAAGACGAAGACTTTGTAAGTCTGGCCGAGGAACTGCAGCTTGTAGATGAGTATGTCTATCTGCTGCGCCACCGGTTTGGATCTGCGTACGACTTTCGCCGGGAGCTTCCGGTGGGCATTGATCTGAACCAGCTGCTCGTGGTGCCGGGTACGCTGCAACTGCTGCTTGAAAATGCTATCAAACACAACGCTGGCAACGAAGAGAACCCGCTCACTGTCGTTATTGAGGCCACAGAAACAGCGCTTACTGTACGGCACGCACGCCGGCCAAAGCTGACCTCGATAGATTCGATGGGAACAGGGCTGGCCAATCTGCGTGAGCGGTATCGGTTGCTGTTCAACCGCGACATTGT
- the rplQ gene encoding 50S ribosomal protein L17, translated as MRHGKTINHLGRTASHRNAMLANMASSLIMHKRISTTVAKAKALRKFVEPLLTKSKNDTTHSRRLVFSVLENKEVLKELFGEVAAKIAGRPGGYTRIIKLSDSRLGDNAELCIIELVDYNETLLEAKNAGEAKTTTRRSRRSGAKKATTGEGQSSAEVVAEAPAAATTEVSAPEDTATETLKNGETREEKAAE; from the coding sequence ATGCGTCACGGTAAAACCATCAACCACCTCGGCCGCACGGCCTCGCACCGCAATGCCATGCTCGCAAACATGGCTTCGTCGCTGATTATGCACAAGCGTATCTCGACGACGGTTGCTAAAGCAAAAGCTCTTCGCAAGTTTGTAGAGCCTCTGCTGACCAAGTCGAAGAACGACACCACGCATTCGCGTCGTCTGGTGTTCTCGGTACTGGAAAACAAAGAAGTTCTGAAAGAACTGTTCGGTGAGGTAGCTGCTAAAATTGCTGGCCGTCCCGGTGGATACACCCGCATCATCAAGCTCAGCGACAGCCGCCTTGGTGACAACGCTGAGTTGTGCATCATTGAATTGGTTGACTATAACGAAACGCTGCTCGAGGCCAAAAACGCTGGCGAAGCTAAAACGACTACTCGTCGTTCGCGTCGTAGCGGTGCTAAGAAGGCAACAACTGGTGAAGGTCAGTCGTCGGCTGAAGTAGTTGCTGAGGCTCCGGCTGCTGCCACTACCGAAGTATCGGCTCCAGAAGACACGGCTACAGAAACGCTGAAAAACGGCGAAACCCGCGAGGAGAAAGCCGCTGAGTAA